The following coding sequences lie in one bacterium genomic window:
- the miaA gene encoding tRNA (adenosine(37)-N6)-dimethylallyltransferase MiaA produces MQHVKPTVVVIVGATGSGKSDLAVALAREFGGEIICADSRTIYREMDIGTAKLTESNPPPPAPPHHLLDIRNPDERYSVAEFKEDAERCIRDIAARGKVPIVVGGTMLYIRALVDNFDCARVAADPKRREELAAMSLEQLREVLHARDPHAAAVVDVVNKRRVIRAIETVEQTGAPLAQARGVGEPMFDFVQIGLAVDRTILRERIAQRTRAMFERGVVDEVRGLVDRYGADTESLRGVVYRQVSAWLAQPSGERDTQEALAQRINSALYSYARRQLTWFGKDARIRWCNDADAARAVVASAIRESAALR; encoded by the coding sequence ATGCAGCACGTCAAACCAACGGTGGTCGTGATTGTTGGCGCAACGGGATCCGGGAAATCCGATCTCGCGGTTGCGCTCGCGCGGGAGTTTGGCGGCGAGATCATCTGCGCGGACTCGCGGACGATCTACCGTGAGATGGATATTGGGACGGCGAAGCTGACAGAGAGCAACCCACCCCCTCCAGCTCCCCCTCACCACCTCCTGGACATCCGTAACCCTGATGAGCGGTACTCGGTGGCGGAGTTCAAGGAGGACGCGGAGCGGTGCATCCGAGACATCGCGGCGCGGGGGAAGGTGCCGATCGTTGTGGGCGGGACTATGCTCTACATCCGTGCGCTCGTGGACAATTTTGATTGCGCGCGTGTGGCGGCGGATCCAAAACGGCGCGAGGAGCTTGCGGCGATGTCGCTTGAACAGCTCCGTGAGGTGCTCCATGCGCGGGACCCCCATGCGGCCGCCGTCGTGGACGTTGTGAACAAGCGTCGGGTGATCCGCGCGATTGAGACCGTTGAGCAGACGGGCGCACCGCTCGCACAGGCGCGCGGAGTAGGGGAGCCAATGTTTGACTTCGTACAGATCGGACTCGCGGTTGATCGTACGATCCTGCGGGAGCGTATCGCACAGCGGACGCGCGCAATGTTCGAGCGGGGCGTCGTGGATGAGGTGCGCGGTCTCGTGGATCGGTACGGTGCGGATACCGAGTCGCTCCGCGGCGTCGTCTACCGACAGGTCTCGGCATGGCTGGCACAGCCCTCGGGGGAGCGCGATACCCAGGAGGCGCTCGCGCAGCGTATCAACAGCGCGCTCTACTCCTATGCGCGTCGGCAGCTCACCTGGTTTGGGAAGGACGCGCGCATCCGGTGGTGCAATGATGCCGATGCCGCGCGTGCAGTGGTCGCATCTGCAATACGCGAGAGCGCAGCGCTCCGATGA